The Sorangiineae bacterium MSr11367 genome window below encodes:
- a CDS encoding carotenoid oxygenase family protein, protein MIRRREFLSLSALMGGHLVLGRTLGGCNDSSNGAGAPLFLGGLTTNLAEEQRYAATLTGTVPRDLRGTLYRNGPGIFQRGGARIATLLDGDGMVIAWRFTDAGIEFQNRFVQTPRFTEETAAGTFLYDTWTTKRPGGGPPNAAEQAGVTVYNWQGKVYAFGESSPPWELAPNDLATLGQRTFGYSLAESSVCAHTKQLAESREWAMFGQSFATSKLQMLVLDSSGSVVERWSLPTTDFGPPTYIHDFFCTPTHLVVHLMPIVADGSVLGQGGVFRDTLKWTAGKAGRLVVFRRRDSAPPKFIELEGAWMWHSANAYERPRNELVLDWIGYDDPWHFLGDDAYFKIIMNGETRRTGAPGAFRRTVIDLVAGTQRTERHATLPWQEFPMVAPSRVGRSYRYAYHLFTPESGILWRAVAKLDVETGRTDVFDFGPGRWALEPTFAPRPNGTAEDDGWLLVETVNERGPAALEIFDARRVADGPVATATIRTHIPMHFHGHWAPRTAGSPSIGGWPRG, encoded by the coding sequence ATGATCCGACGACGCGAATTTTTATCGCTCTCCGCCCTGATGGGTGGTCACTTGGTGCTGGGGCGTACGCTTGGTGGCTGCAACGACAGTAGCAACGGCGCTGGGGCTCCGCTTTTCCTCGGTGGACTCACCACCAACCTGGCCGAGGAACAACGATACGCCGCGACCCTCACCGGCACCGTGCCGCGCGACCTTCGCGGCACGCTTTATCGCAATGGGCCCGGGATCTTCCAGCGCGGTGGTGCCCGCATCGCGACGCTCCTCGACGGCGACGGCATGGTAATCGCCTGGCGCTTCACCGATGCGGGCATCGAGTTTCAAAACCGCTTCGTCCAGACGCCACGCTTTACCGAGGAAACGGCCGCCGGTACATTTCTCTACGACACGTGGACCACCAAGCGCCCAGGTGGCGGTCCGCCCAACGCTGCCGAGCAGGCAGGCGTGACGGTGTACAACTGGCAAGGCAAGGTCTACGCGTTCGGTGAGTCGAGTCCTCCGTGGGAGCTCGCGCCAAACGATCTCGCGACCCTTGGACAGCGCACCTTCGGCTATTCACTGGCCGAGTCGAGTGTCTGCGCGCACACCAAGCAACTCGCTGAGAGCCGTGAATGGGCGATGTTCGGTCAGAGCTTTGCGACCTCGAAATTGCAGATGTTGGTACTCGATTCGTCCGGCTCCGTCGTCGAGAGATGGAGCCTGCCGACGACCGACTTCGGTCCACCGACCTACATCCACGATTTCTTCTGCACCCCCACCCATCTAGTGGTACACCTGATGCCGATCGTGGCCGATGGCTCCGTGCTCGGTCAGGGCGGAGTGTTCCGCGATACGTTGAAGTGGACGGCCGGAAAGGCGGGAAGGCTCGTCGTGTTTCGCCGCAGGGATAGCGCTCCGCCCAAGTTCATCGAGCTCGAGGGCGCCTGGATGTGGCACTCGGCGAATGCCTACGAGCGCCCCCGAAACGAGCTGGTGCTCGATTGGATTGGCTATGACGATCCGTGGCATTTCCTGGGAGACGATGCCTATTTCAAAATCATCATGAACGGCGAGACGCGAAGGACCGGGGCGCCGGGGGCATTCCGCCGCACCGTCATCGACCTGGTCGCCGGAACGCAAAGAACGGAACGCCACGCTACACTGCCATGGCAAGAATTCCCAATGGTAGCTCCTTCCCGCGTGGGGCGCTCCTACCGGTACGCGTACCACCTGTTCACCCCCGAATCGGGTATTCTGTGGCGCGCCGTGGCCAAACTCGACGTGGAGACCGGCCGCACCGACGTCTTCGACTTCGGCCCTGGGCGCTGGGCCCTCGAGCCGACGTTCGCGCCTCGTCCCAATGGAACCGCCGAAGACGATGGCTGGCTCTTGGTAGAAACAGTCAACGAGCGTGGTCCCGCCGCGCTCGAAATCTTCGACGCGCGCCGCGTGGCCGATGGCCCCGTGGCTACGGCCACGATCCGCACGCACATCCCGATGCACTTTCACGGCCATTGGGCGCCGCGCACCGCTGGGTCGCCCTCCATCGGAGGCTGGCCTCGGGGCTGA